The segment GAGCCTTGATGATCGGCGTCATCAACGATAAATGTGATTTTTGTGGAACCTGTGTCGCTGTCTGCCCTTTCGACGCCATCGATCTGTACGAGGCGCGGATCGAAATCAACCAACGCTGCACCGATTGCATGCTCTGCGTGTGGATTTGTCCGGTGGAAACCCTCGCGCCGCTTGATGCGGAGGGAAAGATTATCCTCCGCGAAGAAGCCAAATTAGCCGCATGACTCGACGTGATGAAACCGCAGTCTCAAATTGATGTGATCGCCTTCGACGCCGACGACACGCTGTGGCACAACGAGCATGTTTATTTGAACACCCACGAAAAATTCAAGCAGCTTCTCCGCCAATATCACAACGAAGAATGGATCGACCAGCGGCGGCACGAAACCGAGATTCGCAATCGGATATTCTGCCGGTCAT is part of the candidate division KSB1 bacterium genome and harbors:
- a CDS encoding 4Fe-4S binding protein encodes the protein MIGVINDKCDFCGTCVAVCPFDAIDLYEARIEINQRCTDCMLCVWICPVETLAPLDAEGKIILREEAKLAA